DNA from bacterium:
AGAAATATTGCAGTGCACAGGGAAGAAATATACCAGAAGATTGTAGAGGAAAACCATCGTGCTGCACAGGGAATTACAGAGGAGAGTGTAAAGACTCTGCAATCGTTGGGAGGAATTATAGATGGCCCAGAAAAGAAAAAATAAGAACGTAAAAGTAGGCCCCCTTAAACAAAA
Protein-coding regions in this window:
- the csrA gene encoding carbon storage regulator CsrA, producing MLVLTRRVGESIHIGDDIRVVIISVHGQSVKVGVVAPRNIAVHREEIYQKIVEENHRAAQGITEESVKTLQSLGGIIDGPEKKK